One genomic segment of uncultured Campylobacter sp. includes these proteins:
- a CDS encoding MmcQ/YjbR family DNA-binding protein has product MNFSSVLKLMKQRYGADGEYLWDEYPNFAVFRHGGGKRKWFALLMRGLANEKLGRALPGSSDVINLKVSPDLAAILRDEKGIFAAYHMNKKHWISVCLDAVPREQIEDLIEHSRELTR; this is encoded by the coding sequence ATGAACTTCAGCAGCGTCCTAAAACTAATGAAGCAGCGCTATGGTGCGGACGGCGAGTATCTGTGGGATGAATATCCTAATTTTGCGGTTTTCCGTCACGGTGGAGGGAAGCGCAAGTGGTTTGCACTTCTGATGCGCGGGCTTGCAAACGAAAAGCTCGGTCGCGCACTTCCTGGCTCAAGCGACGTGATAAATTTAAAAGTTTCGCCCGATTTGGCGGCAATTTTGCGTGACGAAAAAGGAATTTTTGCAGCCTATCATATGAACAAAAAGCACTGGATCAGCGTCTGCCTTGACGCGGTGCCGCGCGAACAGATTGAGGATCTAATCGAGCATAGCAGGGAGCTTACGAGGTAG
- a CDS encoding aminotransferase class I/II-fold pyridoxal phosphate-dependent enzyme, with amino-acid sequence MQKETLATHFGYDSVAGYGTMAVPIYQSTAFNFGSSKKAADRFALRDLGPIYGRLTNPTTDVFEARLAALENGKAAIAVSSGQAAIFFAVANLAAAGENIIIAEKIYGGATTLLAHTIKRFGIEARIFDSETADNLEGLIDDKTRAIFFETLSNPQISVANTAKIATIANKHGVVTIADNTIPSPALYNPLDDGADVVIHSASKYISGQGLSIAGAIVAGKGLNSKLKGNPRYAHFNEPDESYHGLVYADLVDNFDIYTLRIRLSLLRDIGATLSPFNAFQLIQGLETLPLRMQKHSQNALKIAEFLQNHPKVKQVNYPGLASSPFNAAIKAKFKNGYASSLMSFIVDSEETALKAVSKVKIFSVVANIGDTKSIITHPASTTHSQLNEEQLNRAGVPASLIRLSVGIEDANDLISDLSEALK; translated from the coding sequence ATGCAAAAAGAAACCCTCGCAACTCATTTTGGTTACGACTCCGTCGCCGGCTACGGCACGATGGCAGTTCCCATTTATCAAAGCACCGCGTTTAACTTCGGTTCTAGCAAAAAGGCCGCCGATCGCTTCGCACTTCGCGATCTAGGGCCGATTTATGGGCGTTTGACAAATCCTACTACTGATGTTTTTGAGGCGCGACTTGCGGCGCTGGAAAACGGCAAAGCCGCAATCGCGGTCTCTAGTGGGCAGGCGGCGATATTTTTTGCGGTGGCAAATTTAGCCGCGGCGGGCGAAAATATCATCATCGCGGAGAAAATTTACGGCGGCGCGACTACGCTTTTGGCGCATACGATCAAGCGTTTCGGCATCGAGGCTAGGATTTTTGACTCCGAAACGGCAGATAATTTGGAAGGTTTAATCGACGATAAGACTAGAGCGATCTTTTTTGAGACACTTTCAAATCCTCAAATTTCGGTTGCAAATACCGCTAAAATCGCTACAATCGCAAATAAGCACGGCGTAGTAACGATTGCGGATAATACGATCCCAAGCCCTGCGCTTTACAATCCGCTTGATGACGGCGCCGATGTCGTAATCCACAGCGCTAGCAAATATATAAGTGGGCAGGGGCTTAGTATCGCTGGTGCGATCGTTGCGGGCAAAGGATTAAATTCCAAACTCAAAGGCAATCCGCGTTACGCACATTTCAACGAACCTGATGAGAGCTACCACGGCTTAGTTTATGCAGATTTAGTAGATAATTTCGACATTTATACGCTTAGGATTCGCTTGTCCCTGCTTCGCGATATTGGCGCGACGCTATCGCCGTTTAACGCGTTTCAGCTCATCCAGGGGCTTGAAACACTGCCGCTTCGCATGCAAAAACACTCGCAAAACGCGCTAAAGATCGCAGAATTTTTACAAAATCATCCGAAGGTAAAGCAGGTCAATTATCCGGGGCTTGCAAGCTCGCCGTTTAATGCCGCGATCAAAGCAAAATTTAAAAACGGCTACGCAAGCAGTCTGATGAGTTTCATCGTAGATAGCGAAGAAACAGCGCTAAAGGCGGTTAGTAAGGTTAAAATTTTCTCCGTCGTAGCAAATATCGGCGATACGAAGTCGATCATCACTCATCCTGCGAGCACGACGCATTCGCAGCTAAACGAGGAGCAGCTAAACCGCGCTGGCGTACCTGCGAGTTTAATCCGCCTAAGCGTGGGTATAGAGGACGCGAATGATTTGATTTCCGATCTTAGTGAGGCACTGAAATAA
- the cysK gene encoding cysteine synthase A — translation MKIANDVTELIGNTPLVRINTFGKNALILAKAEFLNPSHSVKDRIAWQIVKDALSSGKIDKNSVLIEPTSGNTGVGLAMIAAKLGMKLILTMPSSMSIERQKLIAAFGAKIELTDPKFGMKGAVDRANELAASTPNSFIPSQFDNPSNPKAHFQSTGPEIWEQSGDKVDILVAGFGTGGTLSGTAKFLKSKNPNLKAYGVEPASSPLLTCGSAGGHKIQGIGANFIPANLDRSVIDGFLSVENDDAFAAARQLAQKEGLLVGISSGANVYAAAQIAAKPENKGKVIVTILCDTGERYLSTELFK, via the coding sequence ATGAAAATAGCAAACGATGTTACGGAGCTCATCGGCAATACTCCGTTAGTCAGAATCAATACGTTTGGCAAAAATGCCCTCATCCTAGCCAAGGCGGAATTTTTAAACCCAAGCCACTCGGTCAAGGATCGCATCGCATGGCAGATCGTAAAAGACGCGCTAAGCTCAGGTAAGATCGATAAAAATAGCGTTTTGATAGAGCCTACCAGCGGAAACACGGGTGTGGGGCTTGCGATGATCGCAGCAAAGCTCGGTATGAAGCTAATTTTAACGATGCCAAGCTCGATGAGTATCGAGCGCCAAAAGCTCATCGCCGCGTTCGGCGCCAAAATCGAGCTAACCGATCCAAAATTCGGAATGAAAGGCGCGGTAGATAGGGCAAATGAGCTGGCTGCGAGCACTCCAAATAGCTTCATCCCGAGCCAGTTTGATAACCCGAGCAATCCAAAAGCGCATTTTCAAAGCACTGGACCTGAAATTTGGGAGCAAAGCGGCGATAAGGTAGATATTTTAGTCGCGGGATTTGGCACCGGTGGCACGCTCAGCGGCACGGCGAAATTTTTAAAATCTAAAAATCCAAACCTAAAAGCCTACGGCGTGGAGCCTGCTAGTTCGCCGCTTCTTACGTGCGGCAGTGCGGGCGGGCATAAAATTCAGGGCATCGGCGCAAATTTTATCCCAGCTAATCTCGACAGAAGCGTCATCGACGGCTTTTTGAGCGTTGAGAACGACGATGCGTTCGCCGCAGCTAGACAGCTGGCACAAAAAGAGGGCCTGCTCGTGGGCATCTCAAGTGGTGCGAACGTTTATGCTGCCGCTCAGATCGCCGCCAAGCCCGAGAACAAGGGCAAAGTGATCGTTACGATCCTCTGCGATACCGGCGAGAGGTACCTTTCTACCGAGCTTTTCAAATAG
- a CDS encoding HAD family hydrolase: MKTVIFDMDGTLLDSSRAIEISVNNTRRELYGLAPLQKNFIVHTINDPSKNAFLEFYGKTEASAEELAFFEKEFVSNYRDFAVLYEGIEDLLHSCKKAGFFLAVASNAPSYTISAILEKTGVRGLFDLVVGADEQMPSKPNPAMLLHVISRSPHKNAIFLGDSKKDELAALRGAEFLQNLEFQGGNDGESLNASRGTNRKNFSASSGSLSSCGENLNADEKFRPNDTDADGAATLSFKGAKISAKAEATEDSQAAAARCFQTNLADLRGAKLEYLQVCWGFGEPSKLSRNALSITQAREIIGGI; the protein is encoded by the coding sequence ATGAAAACCGTGATTTTTGATATGGATGGCACGCTGCTCGACTCCTCGCGCGCGATCGAAATCAGCGTCAATAACACTCGCCGCGAGCTCTACGGACTAGCGCCGCTACAAAAGAATTTCATCGTCCACACCATCAACGATCCAAGCAAAAACGCCTTTTTGGAATTTTATGGCAAAACCGAAGCGAGCGCCGAAGAGCTTGCGTTTTTTGAAAAAGAATTCGTAAGCAATTACCGCGATTTCGCCGTGCTTTACGAGGGTATCGAGGATCTTTTGCACTCGTGCAAAAAAGCAGGATTTTTCCTCGCAGTCGCCTCCAATGCGCCTTCCTACACCATAAGCGCGATCTTAGAAAAAACGGGCGTGCGCGGGCTATTTGATCTGGTCGTAGGCGCGGACGAGCAGATGCCATCAAAGCCCAATCCTGCGATGCTGCTACACGTAATCTCGCGCTCGCCGCACAAAAACGCGATTTTTTTGGGCGATAGCAAAAAGGATGAGCTAGCCGCACTCCGCGGCGCGGAATTTTTACAAAATTTAGAATTTCAAGGCGGCAATGACGGCGAGAGCTTAAATGCTAGCCGTGGCACTAATAGAAAGAATTTTAGCGCTAGCAGCGGAAGCTTAAGCTCTTGCGGCGAAAATCTTAACGCAGATGAAAAATTCCGCCCTAACGACACAGATGCTGACGGGGCGGCAACACTAAGCTTTAAAGGCGCTAAAATTTCCGCAAAAGCAGAAGCGACGGAAGACTCACAAGCTGCGGCAGCACGATGCTTTCAAACAAATTTGGCAGATCTAAGAGGCGCAAAACTTGAGTATTTGCAGGTATGCTGGGGGTTTGGCGAGCCTAGCAAACTAAGCCGCAATGCTCTAAGCATCACGCAAGCGCGCGAAATCATCGGCGGAATTTAA
- a CDS encoding replication-associated recombination protein A translates to MSLSLKFRPKSLEQISGQGKIVAVFKKFVAAGSIPHSIFFGAAGSGKTTMARVIASELNYDFYELDATSLKVEDIRKILSSHAGSLIKPLIFIDEIHRLSKTQQEVLLIPMENYAAIIIGATTENPQFVLSSGIRSRSMIFEFEPLSYEDLEALLARVQGEIGFEMDEEARKYLLNSSSGDARSMLNLLEFALLADSAITLDTLRTLRANAVAAGVSSDDVHYELASAMIKSLRGSDADAALYYVARLIDAGESADFIARRMVILASEDIGNANPNALNIAASTLNAVSKIGYPEARIILGQCAIYLAHSPKSNAAYLGINAALKFVRSAAPLPTPRYLINSDKQIADYKYPHDFGGWVEQAYMSEPAKFYESKGIGFEKTLDEWLARLRKEKIDIKERE, encoded by the coding sequence ATGAGTTTGAGCTTGAAATTTCGTCCCAAAAGCCTAGAGCAGATCTCGGGGCAGGGCAAGATCGTAGCGGTTTTTAAAAAATTCGTCGCCGCAGGCAGCATCCCGCACAGCATATTTTTCGGCGCCGCAGGCAGCGGCAAAACGACGATGGCGCGCGTGATCGCAAGCGAGCTGAATTACGATTTTTACGAGCTTGACGCCACGAGCCTGAAGGTCGAGGATATCCGCAAAATTCTATCCTCGCACGCAGGCTCTCTCATCAAGCCGCTCATTTTCATCGACGAGATCCACCGCCTCAGCAAGACGCAGCAGGAGGTGCTGCTAATCCCGATGGAGAACTACGCCGCGATCATCATCGGCGCGACGACGGAAAATCCGCAGTTCGTGCTAAGCAGCGGCATCCGCTCGCGCTCGATGATCTTTGAGTTCGAACCGCTTAGCTACGAGGATTTGGAGGCGCTTTTGGCGCGGGTGCAGGGCGAGATCGGCTTTGAGATGGACGAGGAGGCGCGAAAATACCTGCTAAACTCCAGCAGCGGCGATGCAAGGAGTATGCTAAATCTGCTGGAATTTGCGCTTTTGGCAGACAGCGCCATTACGCTGGATACGCTTCGTACGCTGCGTGCAAATGCCGTGGCTGCGGGCGTTAGCAGCGACGACGTGCATTATGAGCTAGCAAGCGCGATGATAAAAAGCCTGCGCGGAAGCGACGCCGACGCCGCGCTGTATTATGTCGCGAGGCTGATAGATGCGGGCGAGAGCGCGGATTTTATCGCGCGCAGGATGGTGATCCTAGCTAGCGAGGACATCGGCAATGCCAATCCAAACGCCCTAAATATCGCTGCCAGCACGCTAAATGCCGTCAGCAAGATCGGCTATCCCGAGGCTCGCATTATCTTAGGACAATGCGCGATCTATCTGGCGCACAGCCCCAAATCAAACGCCGCATATTTGGGCATCAACGCCGCTTTGAAATTCGTCCGCTCCGCTGCTCCGCTGCCTACGCCGCGCTATCTCATCAACTCCGACAAGCAGATAGCGGACTACAAATACCCGCACGACTTCGGCGGCTGGGTCGAACAGGCCTATATGAGCGAGCCGGCGAAATTTTACGAAAGTAAGGGGATTGGCTTTGAAAAGACGCTGGATGAGTGGCTGGCGCGATTGCGTAAAGAAAAGATCGATATTAAGGAACGAGAATGA
- a CDS encoding polyprenyl synthetase family protein, whose translation MLDQIDLIMKSFIADCGYEPASEMFDRLSPGKKLRSKLLLNIAQKDEKSLRLCAIIELIQAASLLHDDVIDESSVRRGKPSINATYGSKNAVMLGDILYSKAYFELSKFESRIAAALSGAVTKLAVGELMDVSLSNDFNDDASKYLQMIYLKTSALIEEVARCGAFLKFGGAENRGEISDISCAKNEDRNPNAAKDHDKILSASVKFGEYGKNLGLAFQIIDDILDVTQSSEALGKPSLSDFAEGKTTLPYIYLYENLDDAQRQKLKSFFKKQLRQSEISWIKTKLSEHGIIERCINEARAYGQKALEAVAEFKNDKLEQIVRDMIDREF comes from the coding sequence ATGCTAGATCAAATTGATTTAATTATGAAAAGTTTCATCGCAGATTGCGGATATGAGCCCGCTAGCGAGATGTTTGATAGGCTAAGCCCCGGCAAAAAACTGCGCTCCAAGCTACTGCTAAACATCGCGCAAAAGGATGAAAAATCGCTGCGTCTGTGCGCGATCATCGAGCTCATTCAAGCCGCAAGCCTGCTGCACGACGACGTCATCGACGAAAGCTCGGTGCGCCGCGGCAAGCCCTCGATAAACGCCACCTACGGCTCCAAAAACGCCGTGATGTTGGGCGACATACTCTATTCCAAGGCATACTTCGAGCTTTCTAAATTTGAAAGCCGCATCGCCGCCGCGCTTTCAGGCGCTGTCACGAAACTAGCCGTGGGCGAGCTGATGGACGTGAGCTTAAGCAATGATTTTAACGACGATGCGAGCAAATACCTGCAGATGATCTATCTAAAAACCTCCGCTTTGATCGAAGAAGTCGCGCGCTGCGGGGCGTTTTTAAAATTCGGCGGCGCAGAAAATCGTGGCGAAATTTCAGATATAAGCTGCGCAAAAAACGAGGATAGGAATCCGAACGCTGCGAAAGATCATGATAAAATTTTAAGCGCGAGTGTAAAATTCGGCGAATACGGCAAAAACCTTGGGCTTGCCTTTCAGATCATCGACGACATCTTAGACGTCACGCAAAGCTCAGAAGCGCTAGGTAAGCCGAGCTTGAGCGATTTCGCGGAGGGTAAAACCACTCTGCCCTACATCTATTTATACGAAAATTTAGATGATGCGCAGCGGCAAAAGCTAAAATCATTTTTTAAAAAGCAGCTGCGCCAGAGCGAAATTTCATGGATCAAGACGAAGCTTAGCGAGCACGGCATTATCGAGCGCTGTATAAACGAAGCTCGTGCCTACGGGCAAAAGGCGCTCGAAGCCGTGGCGGAATTTAAAAACGACAAGCTGGAGCAAATCGTGCGAGATATGATAGATAGGGAGTTTTGA
- a CDS encoding cyclophilin-like fold protein, giving the protein MRKILAVFMLFAGLNLAAGEKMQNLKIVLKGSNGEATAILDDTAAARSFAAQLPLTLNLEDYGGREKVAKLPKRLDISGSPVGSDGKKGEISYFAPWNNFVIYYGYQPYYEGIVRLGVIEGDVSSVAKDAEIRIEPAK; this is encoded by the coding sequence ATGAGAAAAATTTTAGCCGTCTTTATGCTTTTTGCGGGGTTAAATTTAGCAGCAGGAGAGAAAATGCAAAATTTAAAGATAGTCCTAAAGGGCTCTAACGGCGAAGCGACGGCTATCCTAGATGATACGGCAGCAGCAAGAAGTTTTGCCGCACAGCTGCCGCTAACGCTAAATTTAGAGGACTACGGCGGACGCGAAAAGGTAGCTAAGCTGCCAAAACGGCTTGACATAAGCGGATCTCCAGTCGGTAGCGACGGCAAAAAAGGCGAGATCTCATACTTCGCTCCGTGGAATAACTTTGTCATCTACTACGGCTATCAGCCCTACTATGAAGGCATCGTACGCTTGGGCGTGATCGAGGGCGACGTGAGCTCGGTCGCAAAAGATGCAGAGATCAGGATAGAGCCAGCAAAATAA
- the hemA gene encoding glutamyl-tRNA reductase: MAYMSVSFTHKNTDITVREKLSFSNDVRKKEILRLLASNSAIEECLVLSTCNRVEIFTVVSDFDEAQKFVLLALSRISGVSYDELAERADIYEDYGAIHHLFAVAASLDSLVVGETQIVGQLKDAYKFAMQNARAGAQIARAIDEALKCAARIRNQTEISKNPISVSSVAVAMAKEKLGSLQGADAVVVGAGEMSELACKHLLASGANITILNRNLAGARRLADSLISAESGANSENSADLNRADVNLNNASANCGVNLDAGADLNCAEAGSNGDAGSCAATDKISTAGCRASYDDAGGANLSDGANGYAARIKTDALDNLKKYLNVNSLFFSATGSQEPIITDSLLEPKSFKRYFFDIAVPRDVELSQSEDVEVYSVDDLEEIVKKNLLLREEQAQIAYSIVAKCTNEFFKWLKAAASTPIIKALRQSAKQVAELELAKALKKGYLKHSDAEEARKLIHQVFKAFLHAPTVNLKNLGEADDADGTVNALVEIFELQESYEKFLNQENEKKDKQNEI; this comes from the coding sequence ATGGCGTATATGAGCGTGAGCTTCACCCACAAAAACACGGATATCACGGTTCGCGAGAAACTTTCGTTTTCAAACGATGTGCGCAAGAAAGAAATTTTGCGCCTTTTGGCTTCAAACTCCGCGATAGAGGAGTGTTTGGTGCTTAGCACCTGCAACAGAGTAGAAATTTTTACCGTCGTAAGCGACTTTGATGAAGCGCAAAAGTTCGTGCTTTTGGCACTTTCGCGCATTAGCGGCGTGAGCTACGACGAGCTAGCCGAGCGTGCCGATATTTACGAAGATTACGGCGCTATACACCACCTTTTCGCCGTCGCAGCCTCTCTTGATAGCCTCGTAGTGGGCGAAACGCAGATTGTAGGCCAGCTCAAAGACGCCTATAAATTCGCGATGCAAAACGCTCGCGCCGGCGCGCAGATCGCAAGAGCGATAGATGAAGCGCTAAAGTGCGCGGCGCGCATCCGCAACCAAACCGAAATTTCAAAAAATCCGATCTCGGTCTCAAGCGTCGCCGTGGCGATGGCAAAGGAAAAACTGGGCTCCTTGCAGGGCGCGGACGCCGTGGTAGTGGGCGCGGGAGAGATGAGCGAGCTAGCGTGCAAACACCTGCTCGCAAGCGGCGCGAATATCACGATCTTAAATCGAAATTTAGCCGGCGCGCGAAGGCTGGCGGATTCTTTGATCAGCGCGGAGTCCGGCGCAAATTCGGAAAATAGTGCGGATCTAAATCGCGCGGATGTTAATCTAAATAACGCAAGCGCGAACTGCGGCGTAAATTTAGACGCCGGCGCAGATTTAAACTGCGCGGAAGCTGGCTCAAACGGCGACGCGGGCAGCTGCGCGGCTACGGATAAAATTTCTACGGCAGGCTGCCGTGCGAGCTACGATGACGCGGGCGGCGCGAATCTAAGCGACGGCGCAAATGGCTACGCGGCTCGCATCAAGACCGACGCGCTGGATAATCTGAAAAAATATCTAAACGTAAATAGCCTATTTTTCAGCGCTACGGGCTCGCAAGAGCCGATCATTACCGATAGCTTGTTAGAGCCCAAAAGCTTTAAGCGATATTTTTTCGATATAGCCGTACCGCGCGACGTGGAGCTTAGTCAGAGCGAGGACGTCGAGGTTTACAGCGTCGATGATCTGGAGGAGATCGTAAAGAAAAATTTGCTGCTTCGTGAGGAGCAGGCGCAGATCGCTTACTCGATCGTGGCAAAATGCACGAATGAGTTTTTCAAATGGCTCAAGGCGGCTGCATCCACGCCGATCATCAAGGCTTTGCGTCAAAGCGCGAAGCAAGTAGCCGAGCTAGAGCTAGCCAAAGCGCTTAAAAAGGGCTATCTAAAGCACAGCGATGCGGAGGAGGCGCGCAAACTGATCCATCAGGTTTTTAAAGCGTTTCTGCACGCTCCGACGGTAAATTTGAAAAACCTTGGCGAAGCGGACGATGCTGACGGCACAGTAAACGCGCTGGTCGAAATTTTTGAACTGCAAGAAAGCTACGAAAAATTTTTAAATCAAGAAAACGAGAAAAAGGACAAACAGAATGAAATTTAG
- a CDS encoding proline--tRNA ligase — MKFSKLFAPSLKEAPRDAVLPSHALLIRAGFIEQLGSGLYNFLPLGRIVLERICAVIRQEMDAAGAQEVSFSVVTSADAWKKSGRYAKYGKELLRFKDRKDNDFVLSPTNEEAAVLMVADKITSYKQLPLNIYQINTKFRDEARPRFGLLRGREFTMKDAYSFHADAADMKREFEVMRQAYSRIFTRLGLNFRAVDADSGAIGGSGSKEFMVLADNGEDDIVVCKRCEYAANIEAARRAPKTTNAAAPETDGMMKFKTPAMKTIDAVAEFFKVDKFYTIKAVIKKALYEDRSEIVAFFIRGCDELQETKAQNACGALELADASEDEIARAGFTAGFCGPFGLGEGAKFYIDTELKGAREMIAGANEPDYHYVGASVINFNESRFADLAAVGAGDACPCCGGELSITKGIEVGHIFQLGTRYSEPMGARFLDANGKARAFYMGCYGIGASRLIAVAIESSHDERGCIWPRELAPFELEIIISNHKDAAAVEFAEKLYEQCRARGVRVLLDDRAERFGVKMNDFELMGFPYAVLVGKALAEGSVEFITRTDLKRESVSADEILKLIEKKLAEKN; from the coding sequence ATGAAATTTAGCAAGCTTTTCGCTCCGAGCCTCAAAGAGGCCCCTAGAGACGCGGTACTACCTAGCCACGCGCTTTTGATCCGCGCGGGATTTATCGAGCAGCTGGGCAGCGGGCTTTATAATTTTTTGCCGCTAGGAAGGATAGTGCTGGAGCGGATCTGCGCCGTCATCAGGCAGGAGATGGATGCCGCGGGCGCGCAGGAGGTCTCTTTTAGCGTCGTGACGTCTGCGGATGCATGGAAAAAAAGCGGTCGCTACGCCAAATACGGCAAGGAGCTGCTGCGCTTCAAAGATCGCAAGGATAACGACTTCGTGCTAAGCCCAACCAACGAGGAGGCGGCGGTTTTGATGGTAGCGGATAAGATCACGAGCTACAAGCAGCTGCCGCTAAATATCTATCAGATCAATACGAAATTCCGCGACGAGGCGCGCCCTCGATTTGGGCTTCTGCGCGGACGCGAGTTTACGATGAAGGACGCTTATAGCTTCCACGCAGACGCTGCGGATATGAAGCGCGAGTTTGAGGTAATGAGGCAGGCGTACTCGCGGATTTTTACGCGACTGGGGTTAAATTTTCGCGCGGTCGATGCGGACAGCGGCGCGATCGGCGGCAGCGGCAGCAAGGAGTTTATGGTGCTAGCGGATAACGGCGAGGACGATATCGTCGTGTGCAAGCGCTGCGAGTATGCCGCAAACATCGAGGCTGCGCGCCGTGCGCCAAAAACTACGAACGCCGCCGCGCCCGAGACCGACGGTATGATGAAATTTAAAACCCCCGCGATGAAAACGATCGATGCGGTGGCGGAATTTTTCAAAGTGGATAAATTCTACACCATCAAGGCGGTGATCAAAAAAGCGCTATACGAGGATCGCAGCGAGATCGTAGCGTTTTTTATCCGCGGCTGCGACGAGCTGCAAGAGACCAAGGCGCAAAACGCCTGCGGCGCACTTGAGCTTGCGGATGCTAGCGAAGATGAAATCGCGCGAGCTGGCTTTACGGCGGGCTTTTGCGGACCTTTCGGGCTCGGCGAAGGAGCGAAATTTTACATCGATACCGAGCTAAAAGGAGCGCGCGAGATGATCGCGGGCGCGAACGAGCCGGATTACCACTACGTGGGTGCTAGCGTGATAAATTTTAACGAATCGCGCTTTGCGGATCTAGCCGCCGTGGGCGCAGGCGACGCATGTCCGTGCTGTGGCGGCGAGCTTAGCATTACAAAAGGCATCGAGGTGGGTCATATCTTTCAGCTCGGCACGCGATATTCAGAGCCGATGGGAGCGCGATTTTTGGACGCAAACGGCAAGGCTCGTGCGTTTTACATGGGCTGCTACGGCATCGGCGCAAGCCGCCTAATCGCCGTGGCGATCGAAAGCAGCCACGACGAGCGAGGCTGCATATGGCCGCGCGAGCTGGCGCCTTTCGAGCTTGAGATCATCATTTCAAACCACAAAGACGCGGCTGCGGTAGAATTTGCCGAGAAACTGTACGAGCAGTGCCGCGCGCGCGGAGTTCGCGTGCTACTCGACGATCGCGCAGAGCGCTTCGGCGTGAAGATGAATGACTTCGAGCTGATGGGCTTTCCGTACGCAGTGCTCGTGGGCAAGGCCCTAGCGGAAGGAAGCGTCGAGTTTATCACCCGTACAGACTTAAAACGCGAGAGCGTAAGCGCGGATGAAATTTTAAAACTTATCGAGAAAAAATTAGCCGAGAAAAATTAG
- a CDS encoding DUF2798 domain-containing protein — MIDIRYFRFVFAFIMALFMSLIISGVLTYVNLGFADGFFGIWMAGYAKAFAVAYPSILVISPLTTKLTKAICVDKSQK, encoded by the coding sequence ATGATAGATATTAGGTATTTTAGGTTTGTTTTCGCGTTTATTATGGCGCTTTTTATGTCGCTTATCATCTCAGGCGTACTTACATACGTAAATTTGGGGTTTGCCGATGGTTTTTTTGGCATTTGGATGGCCGGTTACGCAAAAGCTTTCGCTGTGGCGTATCCTAGCATACTTGTAATCTCGCCGCTAACTACGAAGCTTACTAAAGCTATTTGCGTAGATAAGTCGCAAAAGTAA
- a CDS encoding Rrf2 family transcriptional regulator: MALLSTKGVYGLAAILQIAKASEVAPISIKEIAERTGVSKNYLEQILNTLRNEKLVCSIKGKNGGYHLARDASEISFGEIFTALEKDLRMTSIQMSDPGLRAFFEKFDVKLAKIFNEPLSSYEEMMARSVQYLNFSI; this comes from the coding sequence ATGGCACTTTTAAGCACAAAGGGCGTTTATGGGCTGGCTGCGATTTTGCAGATCGCCAAAGCTAGCGAAGTAGCGCCGATAAGTATAAAAGAGATCGCCGAGCGTACGGGAGTTTCTAAGAATTATTTGGAGCAAATTCTAAATACCCTTAGAAACGAAAAGCTAGTGTGTAGCATCAAAGGTAAAAACGGCGGTTACCACCTAGCCAGAGATGCTAGCGAGATTTCTTTCGGTGAAATTTTTACCGCTCTTGAAAAGGATCTGCGGATGACTAGCATTCAGATGAGTGATCCCGGACTGCGGGCGTTTTTTGAAAAATTTGACGTCAAGCTGGCAAAGATATTTAACGAGCCTCTAAGCAGCTACGAAGAGATGATGGCGCGAAGCGTTCAGTATTTAAATTTCAGCATTTAA
- a CDS encoding DUF2018 family protein: MDIFEGSPREKFFEILSAASPTLVQNEIEEALIRLIACERLCEARGISEREIESFIAQQDLQDELNDKFLQISGNILSNDE, from the coding sequence ATGGATATTTTTGAAGGCAGCCCAAGAGAGAAATTTTTTGAAATTTTATCCGCTGCAAGCCCTACTTTGGTGCAAAACGAAATCGAAGAAGCTCTAATCCGCCTAATCGCCTGTGAGCGGCTCTGCGAAGCGCGCGGCATTAGCGAGCGCGAGATCGAAAGCTTCATCGCGCAGCAGGATCTACAAGACGAGCTAAACGACAAATTTTTGCAAATAAGCGGAAATATCCTAAGTAACGACGAGTAA